The genomic window ACAGAGCATCCAGCAATAGATTATAATCACTAGATTTTTAGACTATTATAACCAATAAATTATAAGGGCTAAAGAACTCAGAAATCCCAAAAGAATGACTCCCCAGGGGTCAGAAAGATGGGCCAAAAATTGTGGGAGCCTGGAATTTGCTACTTGGCACCCATGGTTCCCCTAAGCATTGCATAGAAGTAGTTCCCAATTGTGACCTCCAATTGAGGAGCTAATGTCTTCTGAAACCTGATGGCTGTGAGTCTTTTCCTCgcagctatcctgaaccctctTGTAACCCCctccaaatataaacaaaaaaggcTAATATCCCCATGaaaactaaataagtaaataaagaaagaaaagaaaaaagaaaaaatggtcccCCCAGGGTCCAAGAGAGAACTCAGGAGCTAAGTTACTTGCTGTGAATGTGACTCTGATCAGAGTTCAATTCCTTCCACCAGTACTACACAGGCTCCCTTAAGCACTAAGCCAGGAaaaggccctgagcactgataggtataTCTTCCAAAGAGCTCCACCAATATGCCCCCCCAGCTGCACTGTAGGCTCTGCATGCAGGATCCCCAGGTTCCTTCCCCAGCACCGTAGGTCCCTAgactaagcactgagcactgtgggCTCAGAAAGAGAAGTAACCACATCCTCTCAGACCCAGGGGAGCTGAGAAGCAATGGGGAGATGAAGGAACTGACCCAGACACGTTCCTGATGAGTCTGAAGGTCCCAAAGATGACTCAAAGGCTTCGGGCTCTACTtggtgttgggttactgatcctaccctaatcaataattgtactccatccttgggtgtgatctggtgatagtatattggattatcctttacttggtattctgctcccaccctagggtgggacctgattcttgtcaataaaaacagTGGTCTGAGGAAAGGAGGTCTCATTCTTCGgttttcttccactgagctgcactccatcttaggagcagaaagcttgggtggtttgaattccttgcttgagcactggatttcctgaatccATTCTtatacctcttcactgtgtggattatctCCTGTATATCTCTATAattggaactgttccccctgttcTAAATCGGACAGAGGattgggaactgcctttcctgtctgagaGCTCGACGGGAATCAAACcataaccaatctcctagagaacgtgaTCCTTCAACTGGTGCTCGAACAGACTGCAACCCAACCGTCATCAACAGTAAGTGAAATGCTTCTTGGAAATCTCTCTCTGAAAATTTAAGATGACCTATGTGGTTAATTGCATGGATTATGCCACCTTGTTTCAAACAGATTGGTTCGGTGTTGGGTAAAGTTTTCACTTTAGGTTGGCTGTGGTCCACATTGCAAACAAAAGTATATAGTTGAAACACAGTATTGTTTCCTCTGGCACCCACTGATACAACAATTACACACCTGAGAAGTTGAGGTTCATGAGTTTAAATCTCAAAGTCAACACACTATATTAATAAGAAAGAAGGAGGGCAGAGACACAGTATagtgagcagggcacttgccatgcatgcagtcaacccaggagtaatccctgagcagagccaggaataagccctgggcaaaGTCAATGTAAcccaaaaagtcaaaaacaaaaacccaatccccgcaaaaaatagaaaaacgaAGGGAAAGGAAAGGCACTAGAAATCAAGGAACAACATTCCATCTCAACACAGCTGCCGCATTTCTCCTCCAATAAGGTTTTATTTGTACTAAGTACGCAGAAGTTGGATGGCTCTGTGACCTAATGTGtctggagggatggaggaagggaagagatgaCAAGGGGTTTGGCGGGAAGAGGCAAGCAACAGACCATCATTTGtcaacaggggaccatatggacttcCTGGGAACCCCCAAAAATAGTCTAAAGGAGCCACTGATGAAAATCAGGAATATAAGGGGCCAGGGTATAAGATTAAGGGCTAAGAAGTAGGAtgtagctgacacaggttcaattcccagcacctaatATGGGCCCTgagccctgcaaggagtgatctctgagagcagagccaggagtcagccctgcctgagcaccgccaggtatgctTCTTCccacaggaaaaagaaaaggaaaacaaaaatatcaaagttAAAGTGAGAATACTAAAATCTATCTATGAAAAACAATTGATTTCTAGGTGAAAATGACAGCTGCAAGCCAGAAGAGAGTGGCCTGATACACCAAGAGCTGAATGGAAAATAGCTCCAACCAAGAGTGGTCGGACTGCAAGGCTACCACTCAGATGGGATGGAGGAAGACATAGCCTTTCAAACCAATACTCAGGACTTCAGCCCTGCTGAACTGTCTCTTCAAGAGATgtttagggggcccggagagatagcacatcggtgtttgccttgcaagcagccgatccaggaccaaaggtggttggttcgaatcctggtgtcccatatggtcccccatgcctgccaggagctatttctgagcagatagtcaggagtagccctgagcaccaccaggtgtgacccaaaatccaaaaaaaaaaaaaaaaagagatgtttaGGGCCTTCTAAAAAAGGAAagtagggccagagatagcacagtggtaagacatttactttgcacacaaccgatccaggacagacaatggttcgaatcctggcatcgcacatagtcccccatgcctgccaggagtgatttctgagcgcagagccaggagtaatccctgagcacaaccagctgtgacccccccaaaccaaataattaataataataataataataatggctctctctttctccctctcctttcctcctcactttcccccttttcccccctcttctctctatccctatttctctccctccctatctccttttctctctccatctccctctctccctgtcttcctctctccttccctccctttctctcttcccttcatctcttcctccctcttccctccatctcttcctccctcttccctctctccctctctctcccccactctctctcctcctcctgccgttcatttaaaaaagaaagaaaaaagaaaagaaaaaaggaaagtaaaatatgtaaaaaataagttaaaagtaGTAAAATATGATCAAGAAAAAGATTAATCACtgaaaatttgttttcaaatttacaGATTCTTTCCTTATTCTCTCCATTCTGTTAAGTTTAGAAAATACATGgtacccttcattaacaatagtgcaaaccatagtgtcaaaaagtcagggaagggagaaagagacagagagagagaaatgaaatgtcTACCTAGAGGCAagcagggggagagggagggatactggggacactggtgatgggaaactTACACTGATAAAGAGAGGTGAGCATTGACTAAAACTCAaacatgagcaattttgtaaccatggtgcttaaataaaaacaaataaacaaattagaaaagaatattttacatTGCAGttttacaatttatatatataaagcttaTCTTTGTTGCAATATCAGCTACACACACTTATTATTGGCATCTTCTATTCCATTATTAAAAATAGTCACAATAGAtgcttgatattatttttctcaattcaaTATTTGATTCTAATCAGTATTGATAtgtattaatttcttttcttttgggggggttgggccacaccctgaggtgctcaggggttactcctggctatctgctcagaaatagcccctggtaggcacaggggaccatatgggacaccaggattcgaaccaaccaccttaggtcctgggtcggctgcttgcaaggcaaacactgctgagctatctcctgcccctaattttcttttctttagataaTGGGTAATATTGTAATTCTTCTATGTTGGAAAATTTTAGTTGTGTGCCAGATAACATTTAAACTCTATCCTGACTTTTGATTCTATTTTACTCctctaaaaatatgtttttggtttgttttcacaTTTAAGCTCCGTTAAAATCATACCAAAAATTTGTCTCTGGTAACAACTGAAAGTTTTgctcaggggccggcgaggtggcgctacaggtaaggtgtctgccttgcaagcactagccaaggaaaggaccacggttcgatcccccggcgtcccatatggtccccccaagccaggggcaatttctgagcgcttagccaggagtaacccctgagcatctaatgggtgtggcccgaaaaaaaaaaaaagaaagttttgctCAGTTCTTTTACCCCTCATTGGGAAGTTTTATTCTGAGGTGAATGAGCATGTAGCATCTAGGGATCAGTTAAGATATTTAGGAATAGTTTACATACAAAATTTATTAGAACTTTCCCACTACCTTGCTTCCTAGATCCAATTGTTCAAGTTACGTTTTCAGTGACTCTAGTTTCCTCAAACTGTACTTTGAGTTTGAAGGCAAGGAAGGTCAAGTTTTCAATGGGAGGTTTGGTCCTCAGGATGGAAAAACCCACCTGTATACTATCTCTTCTATGTCTCACTATCTTTCCCAAGTCTGCCTGCTTTGTCATCTCTCCACTGATTTCAGAGAGTTGTAGTTATTGattttttgtctatattttttagtttataatgGCTCTGCAAGGGCCAGAGGATTGATACAAGTAACAAGGCTCTTGCCATGCATTCAGCCAATCcccttctatccccagcactacagagccagaaatagtctgagcaccactggctgtgaacTCCAAACCCATAATATACACGGTTGTTGTACAAGCACAATAATGAcctcattttttctttgctttgtttttttaggggcgggcacacccattgacgatcaggggttactcctggctatgcactcagaaatcacttctggcttggggaaccatgttgaactccgggggatagaaccatggccCGTCccaggctagcgcgtgcaaggcagactccttatggcttgcgccaccactctggcccctgacctcACTCTTGATGAAAATACAAATCCCTGAAGCAGCTTCGTTTTCCCTGCTCCTCTCAGCAGGCTTTGTTCTGCACTGACCCCACTGACCATTCACAAACATCTCAAATTAGTTCTTTTTCTCATGGACTGTCTTTTTACTTGCTTTATTTGTCTTGATATTTCTGATCCTAATTCTGTAcctattttttcattaaattattatttctgtcaaaaataaaaagcaaaattttccAGTAATTCTATGACCTGGATATATTTTCCTAGGACTTTGTTGTATATTTtcacaagcacttttttttttttttggtttttggtttttggaccacacccggtaatgctcaggggttactcctggctatgcgctcagaagttgctcctggcttgggggaccatatgtccaaggctagcgcaggcaaggcaggcaccttacctttagcgccaccgcccggcccctttcacAAGCACTTTTTCTAGATATTTATAATACTTACTGCTTTCAAACTGTTCACATTATGTTTTCACTTAATATTatgtccctttttcttttctttttttttttttttttggtgtttgggccacacccagtaacgctcaggggttactcctggctatgcactcagaagttgctcctggcttgggggaccatataggacgccgggggatcgaaccgcggtccgtccaaggctagcacaggcaaggcaggcaccttacctctagcgccaccgcccggcccctatgtaCCTTTTTCTAAGAAAACAGAGATGCTCTTGTAAtccaaaacagaaaatgaaaaaatagggaCCAGGAGGGTAGTACAGGGAATAAGGCTTTGTATGGGAATGAGTCCCAGGTGGATTGCGCAGAaccaacatatggtcccctgagcactgccaggagtagttcatGATATGGATGGGGCTCCAAATTTAACAAAAAGTAGGCAGGGCCTAAGTTAACAGAATGGCTAGCTAACAACAAGaaactaaactttctgccattgtattaatgacttcattggagttACTATAATTTTCACAACTGtattgctactgtactttttcttgtttctttatttcttcctttttcttctcttccactatatagtctcccaagcaccccCAAGTATAACTTTGTTGATCCTGGAGCTGGCCTGAGCATTAAAAGATTAGACACACATTGTTGGACAGAGGATGGCTGAGAGTGACACCAGGGCCCCCGAAGTGCTAGGCATGGGcccataaaaataagagaaatttcaTGCAATGTAGTTAGTTCACTAATAAGATTATGACACCCAGTTTGGGGGACTGAAGACTCAAGAAGCATTCTGAGAGCCTTTCGGGATACTCCTGGCAGCATGGTTCAATATCAAGGCTGATGCTGTGGGCCATTAGGGCTACTCAGGCTGGGGagcatgaaatgccaggaatagagCTTAGAACCCAGTGCATACAAAGCATTTTACCACTAACCTCTGAGCTAGCTACCTGGACTACAAAAACACTGATTCCTGGAGAGTTCTATACACTCTGATGTTCACTGCAATATTACTGAAAAGAAACAAGAAGTGGGAAATAGGAATTCCTGCAACTGACTGGAGACAGCTTAAAGAGCTGGAGCACACCCCGGGATTGCACAGAACTCTGGGTGTGGGCTCCAGCATCACATAGCTTCCCTAGCTGACCCAGTGTAGCCTGGCGAGGACTCTATCCCCAGACAAACCCAAGAGAAGTCCTGCTATTTGTAGCATGGATACACATAGAAAAAAAGGTGAttagtaaaataagccagagaacTAATCCCATGTAGTATACACTTTTGTGGCATATAAAGAGAGCAAAGAGATTACTACATGGGACTGTAAAACCAATCTATCATTacgaaaaaagaagagaaaagaggggacCAGAGGGTGGAAATAAGAACGAGATGCTACACATTAATTTTGCATGATCCACACCTAAAATCCATGCTATAATGCAATGATACTGCAATAAATAATCAGCTGGAGGCCGGAGATGGCTCAGGGACTACTGATTTTGCCTTGAAAGTATGAGACTGGGAGTCTGGTTCCTTAGTGCCATGTGAATACATTGGGTATGGGGCTGCTCAGCTGTAATGCCTGGCAGCTCTAGGTTGTGTTGTCATGGTACCACCAGTGACTTCCAGACACATCACAACCAGGTACGTGAGAACACCACAACTGAGCAGTGGATATCAAAGCAAAATAGATGTTTTTTAGCACCACAACCTCCAGCACACAGAGGGATGTTCCCTACTATAACCCCTAGCACACACTACAGAGTGTGTGCATAACCAACAGGTGTGATGCCCAACAatcacccccaaataaatattcaGATGCCACTACCAAGTATCACCCCAGTTATCCTGcataaagaggaaaggaaggcagATAGACCAAGTATTCAATTAAGCATCCAAGACTCAGCACAGAAACATGACAAAACAGATCACTGGGGGAAAGTGAAACTAGAAGACATACATAAAAGAATGAGGAAGTTCAAAAAACTGAGGCAGTGGCATGACTTTAAGATTATCATTAAGAATGTTCCAAAACTCAGAGGTGTCTGCTTTATTGGGCAGAATCCCTTCTGCTGTAGGCTACCAGCCTACCCTGGCCACTGATATAGGTACCATGCAGGATAGAATTACCACCACCAAGAAGGGATCGATCACCTCTGTCCAGGCTATTTATGTGCCTGCTGATGACTTGACTGACCCTGCCCCTGCTACCACATTCACCCATTTGGATACTACCACTGTCCTGTCCCGTGCTATTGCTGAATTGGGCATCTACCCTGCTGTGGATCCTCTCGACTCCACCTCTCGAATCATGGATCACAACATTGTTGGCAATGAGCATTATGATGTTGCCCGTGGGATGCAAAAGATCCTGCAGGACTACAAATCTCTTCAGGACATCATTGCTATCCTGGGTATGGATGAACTTTCCGAGGAAGACAAGTTGACTGTGTCCTGGGCACAAAAAATCCAGCATTTCTTATCTCAGCCATTCCAGGTTGCTGAGGTGTTCACAGGTCATATGAGGAAGCTGGCACCCCTGAAAGAGACCATCAAAGGATTCCAGCAGATTTTGGCAGGTGAATATGACCATCTTCCAGAGCAGGCCTTCTATATGGTGGGACCCATTGAAGAAGCTGTGGCAAAAGCTGATAAACTGGCTGAAGAGCACTCGTGAGGGGTCCTTTTGGCAAAATAAGGGATGACCCTTGTGTTGTCCTCGCCCCTAATCCAAGTCTGTTTACTCTTAAGGACTCGAGATCCTTGATTGGAAAGAGCATTGTGTTCTGAATGAAGAGCATTTAAAGTTTCCAATAAAATTCAGatccttcagaaaaaaaaatgttccagaaAAAAAAGGATGTTCCTGAATTGGTAAGAGTTGAGCTTTAACtctcacagtttgcagatgacatgatactatacgtagaaaaccctaaggactctaccaaaaaggttctagaaacaatagattcatatagcaatgtagcaggctacaaaattaacacacaaaaacaatggcctttttatacaccaataatgacagggaagaaatgaacattaagaaaacgacccatggggccgggaaggtggtgctagaggtaaggtgtctgccttgcaagcgctagcgtaggatggacctcggttcgatccccggtgtcccatatggtccccccaagccaggagcgatttctgagttcatagccaggagtaacccctgagcgtcaaacgggtgtaacccaaaaaccaaaaaaaaaaaaaaagaaaagaaaagaaaagaaaaagaaaacaacccggggccggtgaggtggcgctagaggtaaggtgtctgccttgcaagtgctagccaaagaaggaccgcggttcaatcccctggcgtcccatatggtcccccccaagccaggggcaatttctgagccccccccaaaaaaacaaaattaaaaaagaaaagaaaacaaccccattcacaatagtgccacacaaactcaaatatattggagtcaacctgactaaagatgtgaaggacctatacaaagaaaacaataaccctgctacaagaaataagagaggacatgcagaaatggaaacacataccctgctcatggactggcaggattaacatcattaaatggcaatacttcccaaagcattgtacatatttaatgcgacacctctaaagatacccatgacattcttagtggatcaaacacttctgaaattcatttagaacaataaacacccatgaatagctaaagcaatccttgggaaaaggaatatgggagtcaTTGCTTTCCCcgattttaaactgtattacaatggaatagttatcaaaacagcgtggtattggaataaatacagatccTTAGATCAAttaaataggcttgagtactcagagaatgttccccagacatacaatcacctaatttttgataaaggggcaataaatccTAAATTGTGCAagaaaaacttcttcaacaagtggtgttggcacaactggttagccacttgcaaaaaagtgaactctgacccccaactaacaccatgtatgaaggtaaaatttaaatgaattaaagaccttgatatcagacctgaaaccataaggtatatagaacaacacataggtaaaacactccatgacattgatactaaaggcatctttaaggaggaaacatcactctccaaacaagtggaagcagagataaacagatggttatatattaaaatgagaatcacctcaaaggaaatagtgcccaggatacaagagccacccactgagtaggagaaactatttgcccaatacccatcagataaggggctaatatccaaaatatacaaggcactgacagaactttagaagaaaaaacacctaatcc from Suncus etruscus isolate mSunEtr1 chromosome X, mSunEtr1.pri.cur, whole genome shotgun sequence includes these protein-coding regions:
- the LOC125998956 gene encoding ATP synthase subunit beta, mitochondrial-like, which translates into the protein MFQNSEVSALLGRIPSAVGYQPTLATDIGTMQDRITTTKKGSITSVQAIYVPADDLTDPAPATTFTHLDTTTVLSRAIAELGIYPAVDPLDSTSRIMDHNIVGNEHYDVARGMQKILQDYKSLQDIIAILGMDELSEEDKLTVSWAQKIQHFLSQPFQVAEVFTGHMRKLAPLKETIKGFQQILAGEYDHLPEQAFYMVGPIEEAVAKADKLAEEHS